The Paenibacillus sp. FSL R7-0204 genome includes a region encoding these proteins:
- a CDS encoding nitroreductase family protein → MTIIDTIQTRRTIKAFRPDPIKEEELNTWLEAASYAPNHRMNEPWGLLFIGPQTRAALNHKTDFGGAPLLIGVLSKSAATTIEREENIMAVSCYIQNFMLAAHEAGAGVFWSSLGGTAKGREVLGVPEEQDVIAVLAVGYPSEVPAAKQRTPMTDKITYLP, encoded by the coding sequence ATGACTATCATCGATACTATTCAAACTAGAAGAACGATCAAAGCCTTCCGGCCAGACCCGATTAAAGAGGAGGAGCTGAATACTTGGCTGGAGGCTGCCAGCTATGCTCCGAACCACCGGATGAATGAGCCGTGGGGGCTGCTGTTCATTGGGCCGCAGACCCGGGCAGCGCTGAACCATAAGACTGATTTCGGCGGTGCTCCGTTATTGATTGGAGTCTTATCCAAGTCTGCTGCTACGACAATAGAGCGTGAAGAGAACATCATGGCTGTGTCCTGCTATATCCAGAATTTCATGCTGGCCGCCCATGAGGCAGGTGCAGGTGTGTTCTGGTCTTCACTCGGCGGTACGGCCAAGGGCCGTGAGGTGCTTGGCGTTCCTGAAGAGCAGGATGTTATTGCAGTGCTTGCCGTAGGGTATCCCTCGGAAGTGCCTGCTGCCAAGCAGAGAACACCAATGACTGACAAAATCACATATTTGCCCTAA
- the kdpB gene encoding potassium-transporting ATPase subunit KdpB, whose product MSTVHRKKLLTGPILLSAAKDSLVKLNPVTLMKNPVMFVVEVGTVIVLLMVLAPGYFHAEHAVGFNITVFFILLFTVLFANFAEALAEGRGKAQADSLKKTKQDITANKLAGSGVKQVPASELRKGDIVVVSQGELIPGDGEVTEGLASVDESAITGESAPVIKEAGGDFGSVTGGTRVVSDQIKVRITSDPGESFLDRMISLVEGAKRQKTPNEIALNTLLISLTIIFLIVVVTLRPIADYIGVKLEIPVMIALLVCLIPTTIGGLLSAIGIAGMDRVTQFNVLAMSGKAVEAAGDINTMILDKTGTITFGNRMASEFVAVGEASVAELAAWAAVSSLKDETPEGRSVLELAKKLELQVDTSLADGGEFIEFKAESRMSGMDLRDGRSVRKGAVDSVKKWVLSRGGAVPSDLDTNSDAIARLGGTPLAVAVDNRIYGLIYLKDTVKPGMKERFDELRSMGIKTIMCTGDNPLTAATIAREAGVDDFIAESTPEDKIAVIRREQNEGKLVAMTGDGTNDAPALAQADVGLAMNSGTTAAKEAANMVDLDSDPSKIIEVVAIGKQLLMTRGALTTFSIANDIAKYFAIIPAMFTLAIPEMEALNIMGLGSPSSAIISALIFNAIIIPLLIPLAMRGVSYKPMSSSRLLTRNIVIYGLGGVAVPFAGIKLIDMLVSIWI is encoded by the coding sequence ATGAGTACTGTACACAGAAAGAAGCTGCTGACGGGTCCCATCCTGCTAAGTGCTGCCAAGGATAGTCTGGTGAAGCTGAACCCGGTGACGTTAATGAAGAATCCGGTCATGTTCGTCGTGGAGGTTGGGACGGTTATCGTCTTGCTTATGGTGCTGGCGCCCGGGTATTTCCATGCGGAGCATGCGGTAGGCTTCAATATAACCGTGTTCTTCATCCTGCTGTTTACCGTGCTGTTCGCTAACTTCGCAGAAGCGCTGGCGGAGGGCCGGGGCAAGGCACAAGCCGATTCGCTCAAAAAAACCAAACAGGACATCACCGCCAATAAACTGGCGGGATCAGGGGTCAAGCAGGTGCCGGCCTCTGAGCTGCGCAAAGGCGATATCGTAGTCGTCAGCCAGGGCGAACTGATTCCCGGCGACGGGGAAGTGACCGAGGGACTGGCTTCCGTGGACGAATCGGCTATTACCGGGGAGTCGGCTCCGGTCATTAAGGAAGCCGGCGGCGACTTCGGCTCCGTGACCGGCGGTACCCGGGTAGTCAGCGACCAGATCAAGGTGCGGATCACCAGTGATCCGGGAGAATCGTTCCTGGACCGGATGATCTCGCTGGTCGAAGGGGCGAAGCGCCAGAAGACACCGAATGAGATTGCTCTGAACACGCTGCTGATCAGCCTTACGATTATTTTCCTGATTGTCGTAGTCACCTTGCGTCCCATCGCGGATTATATTGGCGTGAAGCTGGAGATTCCGGTCATGATCGCACTGCTCGTCTGCCTGATTCCGACCACCATCGGCGGGCTGCTGTCGGCCATTGGGATTGCGGGAATGGACCGGGTGACGCAGTTCAACGTCCTGGCGATGTCCGGGAAGGCGGTGGAAGCCGCCGGGGATATCAACACGATGATACTGGATAAGACGGGGACGATTACCTTCGGCAACCGGATGGCCAGTGAGTTCGTTGCAGTAGGCGAAGCGTCAGTAGCCGAGCTTGCGGCCTGGGCGGCGGTCAGCTCGCTGAAGGATGAGACGCCCGAAGGGCGCTCTGTCCTGGAGCTGGCGAAGAAGCTGGAGCTTCAGGTTGATACCAGCCTCGCGGACGGCGGGGAGTTCATTGAGTTCAAGGCGGAGAGCCGGATGAGCGGGATGGATCTGCGGGACGGGCGCTCAGTGCGCAAGGGAGCGGTCGATTCCGTGAAGAAGTGGGTGCTGTCCCGGGGCGGTGCCGTGCCGTCCGATCTGGACACCAACTCGGATGCCATTGCACGGCTGGGCGGCACTCCGCTTGCGGTTGCCGTTGACAACCGGATCTACGGACTGATCTATCTGAAGGATACAGTTAAGCCCGGGATGAAGGAGCGTTTCGACGAGCTGCGCAGCATGGGAATCAAGACGATCATGTGTACGGGGGATAACCCGCTAACCGCCGCCACCATTGCCCGTGAAGCCGGGGTCGATGATTTTATAGCTGAGAGTACTCCGGAGGATAAAATTGCGGTGATCCGCCGGGAGCAGAACGAGGGCAAGCTGGTCGCTATGACCGGGGATGGAACGAACGACGCTCCCGCGCTGGCTCAGGCCGATGTGGGGCTGGCGATGAACAGCGGGACAACTGCTGCCAAGGAAGCGGCCAATATGGTCGATCTGGATTCTGATCCGTCCAAGATCATCGAGGTTGTAGCCATCGGGAAGCAGCTCCTAATGACACGCGGGGCGCTGACCACGTTCAGCATTGCTAACGATATTGCCAAATATTTTGCGATCATTCCGGCGATGTTCACACTCGCTATTCCTGAGATGGAAGCCCTGAACATCATGGGGCTGGGTTCCCCAAGCTCGGCGATTATCTCGGCGCTGATCTTCAACGCCATCATCATCCCGCTGCTGATTCCGCTCGCGATGCGCGGGGTCTCCTATAAGCCGATGAGCTCCTCCAGACTGCTGACGCGCAACATTGTCATCTATGGTCTGGGCGGAGTGGCAGTTCCATTCGCCGGGATCAAGCTGATTGATATGCTCGTCAGTATATGGATCTAG
- the kdpA gene encoding potassium-transporting ATPase subunit KdpA, which yields MGIVQIVVVILILVLLVKPVGTYLYHVFSNEPNKTDRVFGAAEKGIFRLIGLKQRGGMSWKKYALSFIVTNIVLVVFSYLFLRLQKGLPLNPGGIGNMEQTLTFNTVISFITNTNLQHYSGESGVSYFSQMAVMTMLMFTSAASGFSVAVAFVRGITGRRSVGNFFEDFVKAHIRIFIPLALLVTMALVALHVPQTLKPALEVTTLEGQTQQIAIGPVASLESIKHIGTNGGGFFGANSAHPFENPGPLSNVLEILSMWLLPASLPYMYGKFAGNKRQGWMIFGAMMTLFVVLLGVNYAAESAGNPAINAMGIDASQGSMEGKEVRFGIAQSALFTTVTTAATTGSVNNMHDTLTPLGSITPLTLMMLNNVFGGKGVGLINMLMYAILGVFLCGLMVGRTPEFLGRKIEAREMKLIAIAILIHPLIILVPTAAAFLTELGKGSISNPGFHGMTQVLYEYVSSAANNGSGFEGLADNTSFWNITTGVVMLLGRYVSMIAMLAVAGSLLRKKPVPETIGTFRTDNGLFTGILIGTVLIIGALTFLPVIVLGPVAEYLTLR from the coding sequence GTGGGGATTGTGCAGATTGTAGTCGTCATCTTAATACTCGTACTGCTGGTGAAGCCGGTGGGCACTTATCTATATCATGTATTCTCGAATGAACCGAACAAGACAGACCGGGTGTTCGGCGCAGCGGAGAAAGGAATTTTTCGTCTAATCGGGCTGAAGCAGCGGGGCGGGATGTCCTGGAAGAAATATGCGCTCAGCTTCATCGTAACGAACATTGTACTGGTGGTATTCAGTTATCTCTTTCTGCGGCTGCAAAAGGGGCTTCCGCTCAACCCGGGCGGGATTGGCAATATGGAGCAGACCCTTACCTTCAACACGGTGATCAGCTTCATCACCAATACGAATCTGCAGCATTACAGCGGGGAGAGCGGCGTGTCCTACTTCTCACAGATGGCGGTCATGACGATGCTGATGTTCACCTCGGCGGCCAGCGGCTTCTCGGTCGCGGTTGCTTTTGTCAGAGGGATTACAGGCCGCCGCTCGGTGGGGAACTTCTTCGAGGACTTCGTCAAAGCGCATATCCGGATATTCATTCCGCTGGCACTGCTTGTAACAATGGCGCTTGTAGCGCTTCATGTGCCACAGACACTGAAACCTGCGCTGGAAGTCACTACGCTCGAAGGGCAGACCCAGCAGATTGCTATCGGTCCGGTGGCCTCCCTGGAGTCCATTAAGCACATCGGCACGAACGGCGGGGGCTTTTTCGGAGCCAACTCTGCGCATCCTTTTGAGAATCCGGGTCCGCTGAGCAATGTGCTCGAGATCCTCTCCATGTGGCTGCTGCCCGCATCTCTGCCGTATATGTACGGGAAGTTCGCCGGGAATAAGCGGCAGGGCTGGATGATTTTTGGCGCGATGATGACGCTGTTCGTGGTATTGCTCGGAGTGAATTACGCTGCGGAAAGTGCGGGCAACCCGGCGATTAACGCTATGGGGATAGATGCTTCACAGGGCAGTATGGAGGGAAAAGAGGTACGGTTCGGCATCGCACAGTCGGCGCTGTTCACCACCGTTACAACGGCCGCCACTACCGGCAGTGTAAACAATATGCATGATACGCTGACGCCGCTCGGCAGTATTACCCCGCTGACCCTCATGATGCTGAATAACGTGTTCGGCGGCAAAGGGGTAGGGCTGATCAATATGCTCATGTATGCGATCCTCGGTGTGTTCCTGTGCGGGCTGATGGTGGGCCGGACGCCGGAGTTCCTGGGCCGCAAGATTGAAGCGCGGGAGATGAAGCTGATCGCCATCGCGATTCTGATTCACCCGCTGATTATACTGGTGCCGACGGCGGCTGCTTTTTTGACAGAGCTCGGTAAAGGCAGTATCAGTAACCCCGGCTTCCACGGAATGACCCAGGTGCTGTATGAATACGTATCGTCTGCGGCCAATAACGGCTCGGGCTTCGAAGGGCTGGCGGATAATACCTCCTTCTGGAATATCACCACCGGGGTGGTCATGCTGCTGGGCCGGTATGTCTCGATGATCGCTATGCTGGCGGTTGCCGGTTCCCTGCTGCGCAAGAAGCCGGTGCCGGAGACGATTGGAACCTTCCGCACAGACAACGGCTTATTCACTGGCATCCTGATCGGTACGGTGCTGATTATCGGCGCGCTGACCTTCCTGCCGGTGATTGTCCTTGGTCCGGTTGCAGAATATTTGACTTTACGGTAG
- the kdpC gene encoding potassium-transporting ATPase subunit KdpC encodes MAQSNHDTDGEQNSASPAAFVFTTVRLSIVFIILCGMIYPLASTALAQVLMPAQANGSLLKDTAGKVVGSALIGQSFTNQALFQSRVSSIGYKAEASGSNNYGPSNPDMLQRTKDSIAQWKLDNPGVPVSQLPVDLITNSGSGLDPHISPAAALVQVPRISKLTGIPADTLEALVKEHTEGRDLGLFGEKRVNVLKLNLALTEMAK; translated from the coding sequence ATGGCACAATCTAATCATGACACAGACGGAGAGCAGAACTCCGCTTCACCAGCAGCTTTTGTCTTCACTACAGTGAGGTTAAGCATCGTATTCATTATTCTCTGCGGAATGATCTATCCGCTGGCTTCCACCGCGCTTGCCCAGGTGCTGATGCCTGCCCAAGCGAACGGCAGCCTGCTGAAGGATACAGCCGGGAAGGTCGTCGGTTCTGCGCTGATCGGGCAGAGCTTCACGAACCAGGCTCTGTTCCAAAGCCGTGTGTCGAGTATCGGGTACAAGGCCGAAGCTTCGGGCTCGAATAACTATGGCCCATCGAATCCCGATATGCTGCAGCGGACCAAGGATTCCATTGCCCAGTGGAAGCTGGATAATCCCGGCGTCCCTGTAAGTCAGCTCCCTGTGGATCTGATTACGAATTCCGGCTCGGGTCTTGATCCGCATATTTCACCGGCTGCGGCACTCGTGCAGGTTCCCCGGATCAGCAAGCTGACCGGCATTCCGGCAGATACCCTTGAAGCGCTGGTGAAGGAACATACCGAAGGGCGCGATCTGGGGCTTTTCGGAGAGAAACGGGTGAATGTGCTGAAGCTGAATCTGGCGCTGACAGAGATGGCGAAATAA
- a CDS encoding potassium-transporting ATPase subunit F produces MAVVLAATALLFLYLGYALIHPEKF; encoded by the coding sequence ATGGCGGTTGTTCTCGCAGCTACTGCGCTGCTGTTTCTTTATTTGGGCTATGCTTTGATTCATCCCGAGAAATTTTAA
- a CDS encoding ketopantoate reductase family protein — MRILVIGAGVIGSYLAHVLVQGGNEVTMLARTKRAGQLKKDGLVLRHYFQRKTTVDQVKVISELRRDDVYDLIFVVMKYNDFPAVLPALADNGSKNIVLVGNNGDTRGMQQFFNENSRIPQNIAFGFQINGGTREEDGRVIVVSGGGKMVLGSLEGDIPFKTELAEAFRQTKYKLDYSQDINAWLLSHIVSILPVMSVIYLYDFDLAKASKDSARWKQAVALMDEGFRVLSALGLPVNPASLVKGAKKHPALLAQGLRLLQKLPFMKLIDGSFSEIAALYQAFEPLMQLARLSTPAWDDFKQQTMRKYALEQA, encoded by the coding sequence ATGCGAATATTAGTGATCGGTGCAGGGGTAATAGGCAGTTATTTGGCACATGTGCTGGTACAGGGCGGGAATGAGGTCACCATGCTGGCCAGAACGAAGCGGGCGGGCCAATTGAAGAAGGACGGACTGGTCCTCCGGCATTATTTTCAGCGCAAAACGACTGTGGATCAGGTGAAGGTTATATCCGAACTGAGGAGGGACGATGTCTATGATCTGATCTTCGTAGTGATGAAATACAATGACTTCCCTGCGGTGCTGCCGGCGCTGGCGGATAACGGAAGTAAGAATATTGTGCTTGTCGGCAATAACGGGGATACCCGCGGGATGCAGCAGTTCTTCAACGAGAATAGCCGGATTCCGCAGAATATTGCGTTTGGCTTCCAGATTAACGGGGGGACCCGTGAGGAAGACGGGCGTGTCATCGTTGTAAGCGGTGGCGGCAAAATGGTGCTGGGCAGTCTGGAGGGTGACATTCCGTTCAAGACGGAGCTTGCGGAGGCCTTCCGGCAGACGAAGTATAAGCTGGATTATTCGCAGGATATTAACGCCTGGCTCCTGAGTCACATTGTTTCAATTCTCCCGGTTATGTCGGTCATTTATCTCTATGATTTTGATCTGGCAAAAGCAAGCAAAGACTCCGCCCGCTGGAAACAGGCAGTTGCCCTAATGGATGAAGGGTTCCGCGTGCTCTCCGCGCTGGGCTTACCCGTTAATCCCGCGTCCCTGGTTAAAGGGGCGAAGAAGCACCCGGCACTGCTCGCCCAAGGGTTGAGATTGTTACAAAAGCTGCCCTTCATGAAACTGATCGATGGCTCATTCAGCGAGATTGCCGCGCTCTATCAAGCCTTTGAACCTCTGATGCAGCTAGCCCGTCTGTCTACACCGGCGTGGGATGATTTCAAGCAGCAGACGATGAGGAAATATGCGCTGGAGCAGGCTTAG
- a CDS encoding response regulator transcription factor, with protein sequence MNKPMILVVEDDKPIRKLITTTLETQGYKYHTAETGEASILEAVSSQPDLMILDLGLPDMDGVDIIRKIRAWSNLPIIVVSARSEDRDKIEALDAGADDYLTKPFSVEELLARLRVSLRRIRGDSEKLMKDSALFANGNLRIDYAAGCVWLEGDEIHLTPIEYKLLCLLAKNVGKVLTHNYILHEIWGSPTYDIPALRVFMATLRKKIERSPSQPKVIQTHIGVGYRMLQAGDDSRVI encoded by the coding sequence ATGAATAAACCCATGATTCTGGTTGTCGAAGATGACAAGCCGATCCGCAAGCTGATTACCACAACTCTGGAGACTCAGGGCTATAAATATCATACCGCAGAGACGGGGGAGGCATCCATCCTTGAGGCGGTATCCAGTCAGCCGGATCTGATGATCCTGGACCTCGGTCTGCCTGATATGGACGGTGTGGATATTATCCGGAAGATCCGGGCGTGGTCGAACCTTCCGATCATCGTGGTCAGTGCCCGCAGCGAGGACCGCGACAAGATCGAAGCGCTGGATGCCGGAGCCGATGATTATCTGACCAAGCCCTTTAGCGTGGAGGAGCTGCTCGCCCGGCTGCGGGTCAGTCTGCGGCGAATCCGGGGGGACAGCGAGAAGCTGATGAAGGATTCGGCCCTTTTTGCGAACGGAAATCTGCGGATTGACTATGCTGCGGGCTGTGTCTGGCTGGAGGGTGATGAGATCCACCTGACACCGATTGAGTATAAGCTGCTGTGTCTGCTGGCGAAGAATGTCGGCAAGGTCCTGACCCATAATTATATCCTGCATGAAATCTGGGGCAGTCCTACGTACGACATTCCGGCGCTCCGAGTATTCATGGCTACGCTCCGCAAGAAGATTGAGCGCAGCCCTTCCCAGCCCAAGGTGATCCAGACCCATATAGGTGTGGGCTACCGGATGCTGCAGGCGGGAGACGACAGCCGAGTGATTTAA
- a CDS encoding universal stress protein has translation MAPYKRKSPEEILYSIYQLQRGRLKIIIGSVSGSGKTYHMLEEGKLLKHQGIDVVISAVSTMGRAETVQQLGDLERVPSIHWLKDGKEEKDLPLEALVERNPEVLLVDGLAHRNRAEARFPTRLADIRYLMDQGISVITTINVYELAGVGEQIYEMTGIRAECTVPLNTLELADEVRLIDVSPETILKRLEEGVLGEGAHPALSLRGNLGVLREVSLRLMAEGVNDSLEKHREAEGLIGPSGATERILVSAQYHWNGSLYIRRGQQIAKRLNGDLLIVTFLLRGHPLTKDQQVFKRSIRKLTERIQARFEELELLRLRMLPTMLVRYAIQNNVTRIVMGHSQKSRWQEKWQGSIASRVLRRTRNIDVFLMADRAEQEGERVLPVRPAVKMAAEPFHRLTGRELERRIEDIRRGTFKVYIGAAPGVGKTYKMLQEGNLLLGRGIDVVIGLLETHGREETGKQVGGLTMIPRARIAYQSTELTEMDTAAIIARRPEVVLVDELAHTNVPGSQTRKRYEDVIQLLENGISVITTVNVQHLESLNDAVEQLTGVRVRETVPDAILRMASEVELIDVTPQMLQQRMREGKIYAQEKVNQALESFFKIGNLIALRELALREIADDVDERLEAWEREPALRGPWSRREVIFVCVDTGPQAERLVRRGFRIAHRLKAEWHVHYVHCARMKTAEEQKRLDTLKALTERLGGVMDITEAGSRKHLYKHLLQRMNDMQTTQVIIGQSRRPFLRSLFRVSFVQYLLRHARHMDMLIVAVHTQMME, from the coding sequence GTGGCGCCCTATAAACGAAAGTCTCCCGAGGAGATTCTATATTCTATCTATCAGCTCCAGCGGGGGCGGCTGAAGATCATCATCGGCTCGGTCAGCGGCTCCGGCAAAACCTATCATATGCTGGAGGAAGGCAAGCTGCTGAAGCATCAGGGGATCGATGTCGTGATCAGTGCGGTCTCCACTATGGGCCGGGCGGAGACGGTTCAGCAGCTTGGCGATCTGGAGCGTGTGCCCAGTATTCACTGGCTGAAGGACGGCAAAGAGGAGAAGGATCTGCCGCTGGAGGCTCTGGTGGAGCGCAACCCTGAGGTGCTGCTGGTCGATGGTCTGGCCCACCGTAACCGTGCGGAGGCCCGCTTCCCGACCAGGCTTGCGGACATCCGTTATCTGATGGATCAGGGCATCAGCGTAATCACTACTATTAATGTCTATGAGCTGGCCGGTGTGGGGGAGCAAATCTATGAAATGACCGGCATCCGTGCGGAGTGCACCGTGCCGCTGAATACACTGGAACTCGCCGATGAGGTACGGCTGATCGATGTGTCCCCGGAGACCATTCTCAAGCGGCTGGAAGAGGGAGTGCTTGGAGAGGGCGCGCATCCGGCACTATCCCTCAGGGGCAACCTTGGCGTACTCCGTGAGGTGTCGCTGCGGCTGATGGCGGAAGGGGTCAATGATTCCCTGGAAAAGCACCGCGAGGCGGAGGGACTGATCGGCCCATCAGGCGCGACAGAGCGTATTCTGGTATCCGCGCAGTATCACTGGAATGGTTCCCTCTATATTAGAAGAGGACAGCAGATTGCCAAACGGCTGAACGGAGACCTGCTAATCGTTACCTTCCTCCTGCGCGGCCATCCGCTGACCAAGGATCAGCAGGTATTCAAGCGCTCCATCCGCAAGCTGACTGAACGGATTCAGGCCCGGTTCGAGGAGCTGGAGCTGCTGCGTCTGCGGATGCTGCCTACCATGCTTGTGCGCTATGCCATTCAGAACAATGTCACCCGAATTGTGATGGGGCATTCGCAGAAAAGCCGCTGGCAGGAGAAGTGGCAGGGCTCCATTGCCAGCCGTGTCCTGCGGCGGACGCGTAATATTGATGTGTTCCTGATGGCTGACCGTGCCGAGCAGGAAGGAGAACGGGTGCTGCCGGTCCGTCCCGCCGTGAAGATGGCGGCAGAACCGTTCCACCGGCTGACCGGCCGGGAGCTGGAGCGGCGGATTGAGGACATCCGCCGGGGCACCTTCAAGGTATATATCGGCGCAGCCCCCGGCGTGGGCAAAACCTACAAGATGCTCCAGGAAGGCAATCTGCTGCTGGGCAGAGGCATCGATGTGGTCATCGGGCTGCTGGAGACCCATGGGAGAGAGGAAACCGGCAAGCAGGTGGGCGGATTAACGATGATTCCGAGAGCGCGGATTGCCTACCAGTCCACCGAGCTTACGGAGATGGACACAGCGGCCATTATCGCCCGCCGTCCCGAGGTGGTGCTGGTGGATGAGCTGGCACACACCAATGTTCCGGGAAGCCAGACCCGGAAGCGTTACGAGGATGTCATCCAACTGCTGGAGAACGGGATCTCTGTTATTACCACGGTTAATGTGCAGCATCTGGAGAGCCTGAACGATGCGGTGGAGCAGTTAACCGGTGTGCGTGTGCGTGAGACAGTGCCGGATGCCATCCTGCGGATGGCGAGTGAGGTGGAGCTGATTGATGTCACTCCGCAGATGCTGCAGCAGCGGATGCGGGAAGGGAAGATCTACGCGCAGGAGAAGGTTAATCAGGCGCTGGAGTCTTTTTTCAAAATCGGCAATCTGATCGCCCTGCGTGAGCTGGCCCTGCGCGAGATTGCCGATGATGTGGATGAGCGGCTGGAGGCTTGGGAACGGGAGCCAGCCTTGCGCGGACCTTGGAGCAGACGGGAGGTCATCTTCGTCTGTGTAGACACAGGACCGCAGGCTGAACGGCTGGTCCGCCGCGGCTTCCGCATTGCACACCGCCTGAAGGCGGAGTGGCATGTACACTACGTACACTGTGCCCGCATGAAGACGGCGGAGGAGCAGAAGCGGCTGGATACGCTGAAGGCTCTGACCGAACGGCTGGGCGGGGTAATGGACATCACGGAGGCGGGAAGCCGCAAGCATCTCTATAAGCATCTGCTCCAGCGGATGAATGACATGCAGACTACGCAGGTAATCATCGGCCAGTCCCGCAGACCCTTCCTGCGCAGCTTGTTCAGAGTGAGCTTTGTTCAATATCTGCTGCGGCATGCCCGGCATATGGATATGCTGATCGTGGCCGTTCATACGCAGATGATGGAATGA